A region from the Sandaracinus amylolyticus genome encodes:
- a CDS encoding c-type cytochrome, which produces MTRNDWCSIALASAMLTGCFRPPDATPTPDPFTPGPEARSPFIDPRFYEGNVTQEVAPPPISGGTLQLHDGWAIAADADRDRIVVVDYRRARAVHAEVALPPGAEPGRVVTDGAGRAHVVLRGIGEIYSFDPERPRDGERRAVCPMPRGIAHDGARDLLHVACRGGEVVSLPAAGGPSVREMRVEGGDLRDVVVDGDTLLVTRFRNAELLRVSVEGAVMDRVAPSVVTDPFNGFIDSTGVWREAVFQPSVAWRTISMPSGDVAMVHQRASDTELQLAPGAYYATGFCDGSIVQSAVTVFTDHGASRAPNLGTSSLPVDLAVSTDETEIAVVNAGNQSGESAVAIYPLAALETRVEDQGCMFPNETVAGVQNPVAVAYGEGGLLVVQQREPARLVMIERTTGQRFEVDLGGESRFDTGHTIFHANASRGTACASCHPEGGEDGRTWLFAGLGPRRTPAMHGDVTETAPFHWDGDLPDLRALSEVVFTGRMSGPRLSGTQVNALGAWLDELPAPVVTPRDAIAVQRGRELFFGAAECGTCHSGAMLTNNTTVDVGTGGAFQVPSLVGASQRLPVMHDGCATTMRERFDPSCGGDAHGATQRLDDAQIGDLVAYLETL; this is translated from the coding sequence ATGACGCGCAACGACTGGTGCTCGATCGCGCTCGCGAGCGCGATGCTGACGGGCTGCTTCCGCCCACCGGACGCGACACCGACGCCGGACCCATTCACCCCTGGGCCCGAGGCGCGCTCGCCGTTCATCGATCCGCGCTTCTACGAGGGGAACGTCACGCAGGAGGTCGCGCCTCCGCCGATCAGCGGGGGCACGCTCCAGCTGCACGACGGCTGGGCGATCGCGGCGGACGCCGATCGTGATCGCATCGTGGTCGTCGATTACCGGCGCGCGCGCGCGGTCCACGCCGAGGTCGCGCTGCCGCCGGGCGCGGAGCCGGGGCGCGTGGTGACCGACGGCGCGGGTCGCGCGCACGTCGTGCTGCGCGGCATCGGCGAGATCTACTCGTTCGATCCCGAGCGTCCACGCGACGGCGAACGCCGCGCGGTGTGCCCGATGCCCCGCGGCATCGCGCACGACGGCGCGCGCGATCTGCTCCACGTCGCGTGCCGCGGCGGTGAGGTCGTGAGCCTTCCGGCGGCGGGCGGTCCGTCGGTGCGCGAGATGCGCGTCGAGGGCGGCGATCTCCGCGACGTGGTGGTCGACGGCGACACGCTGCTCGTCACGCGCTTCCGCAACGCCGAGCTGCTGCGCGTGAGCGTCGAGGGCGCGGTGATGGATCGCGTGGCGCCGAGCGTGGTGACCGATCCGTTCAACGGGTTCATCGACAGCACGGGCGTGTGGCGCGAGGCGGTGTTCCAGCCGTCGGTCGCGTGGCGGACCATCTCGATGCCGAGCGGCGACGTCGCGATGGTGCACCAGCGCGCGAGCGACACCGAGCTCCAGCTCGCGCCCGGCGCGTACTACGCGACGGGCTTCTGCGACGGCTCGATCGTGCAGAGCGCGGTCACGGTGTTCACGGATCACGGCGCGTCGCGCGCGCCGAACCTCGGCACGTCGTCGCTGCCCGTCGACCTCGCGGTCTCGACCGACGAGACCGAGATCGCGGTGGTCAACGCAGGCAACCAGTCGGGCGAGAGCGCGGTCGCCATCTACCCGCTCGCCGCGCTCGAGACGCGCGTCGAGGACCAGGGCTGCATGTTCCCCAACGAGACGGTCGCGGGCGTGCAGAACCCGGTGGCGGTCGCGTACGGCGAGGGCGGCCTGCTGGTCGTGCAGCAGCGCGAGCCGGCGCGCCTCGTGATGATCGAGCGCACCACCGGTCAGCGCTTCGAGGTCGATCTCGGCGGTGAGTCGCGCTTCGACACCGGCCACACGATCTTCCACGCGAACGCGAGCCGCGGCACCGCGTGCGCGTCGTGTCACCCCGAGGGCGGCGAGGACGGACGCACCTGGCTCTTCGCGGGCCTCGGCCCGCGCCGCACCCCCGCGATGCACGGCGACGTGACGGAGACCGCGCCGTTCCACTGGGACGGCGATCTCCCGGATCTGCGCGCGCTGAGCGAGGTCGTCTTCACCGGTCGGATGAGCGGCCCGCGCCTGTCGGGCACGCAGGTGAACGCGCTCGGCGCGTGGCTCGACGAGCTGCCCGCGCCGGTGGTCACGCCGCGCGACGCCATCGCGGTGCAGCGCGGTCGCGAGCTGTTCTTCGGCGCGGCGGAGTGCGGCACCTGTCACTCGGGCGCGATGCTCACGAACAACACGACCGTCGACGTGGGCACCGGTGGCGCGTTCCAGGTGCCCTCGCTCGTCGGCGCATCGCAGCGACTGCCGGTGATGCACGACGGGTGTGCGACCACGATGCGCGAGCGCTTCGATCCCTCGTGCGGTGGTGACGCGCACGGCGCGACGCAGCGGCTCGACGACGCGCAGATCGGCGATCTCGTCGCCTATCTCGAGACGCTCTGA
- a CDS encoding TIGR02757 family protein — protein MRSESSIARASRGAWLDPIVSDDDDALAPPHAARRTNADERTIERSTDRPSITALDCSRPVRSSPRLELVRERLDALLQSTDAASRRDADPVSFVHRYARADDREVVALIAASLAFGNVVAIRAKVARVLEALGPSPAATIDREPRAQLDERLRGFVHRVWRGPDVAAMLAHAGAIRRAHGSLGAAFATWLRACDETIDDRDDAFVEALARLADALRGEDASRGLRHLVPDPRAGSACKRLLLWLRWMIRPADGVDLGLWPVSPSRLVIPVDTHVHRIAQNLDLTRRNDASLRTAAEITSKLRTFDANDPVRYDFAICHLGVSRECPSRRDVARCETCVLKEACRHWQRDARKRR, from the coding sequence GTGCGCAGCGAGAGCTCCATCGCGCGCGCCTCGCGCGGCGCGTGGCTCGATCCGATCGTCTCGGACGACGACGACGCGCTCGCGCCGCCGCACGCAGCGAGGAGGACGAACGCCGACGAACGAACGATCGAGCGCAGCACTGACAGGCCTTCTATCACGGCTCTAGACTGTTCGAGGCCCGTGCGATCTTCCCCCCGCCTCGAGCTCGTCCGCGAGCGCCTCGACGCCCTCCTGCAGTCGACCGACGCAGCGTCGCGTCGCGACGCCGATCCCGTCTCGTTCGTGCACCGGTATGCGCGCGCCGACGATCGCGAGGTCGTCGCATTGATCGCGGCCTCGCTCGCGTTCGGCAACGTCGTCGCGATCCGCGCGAAGGTCGCGCGGGTGCTCGAGGCGCTCGGCCCGTCGCCCGCCGCGACGATCGATCGCGAGCCGCGCGCGCAGCTCGACGAGCGACTGCGAGGCTTCGTGCACCGGGTGTGGCGCGGCCCCGACGTCGCCGCGATGCTCGCCCACGCCGGCGCGATCCGGCGGGCGCACGGCTCGCTCGGCGCGGCGTTCGCGACGTGGCTGCGCGCCTGCGACGAGACGATCGACGATCGTGACGACGCGTTCGTCGAAGCGCTCGCGCGGCTCGCCGACGCGCTCCGAGGCGAGGACGCCTCGCGCGGCTTGCGCCACCTCGTCCCCGATCCGCGCGCGGGGAGCGCGTGCAAGCGCCTCTTGCTGTGGCTGCGCTGGATGATCCGTCCGGCGGACGGAGTCGATCTCGGTCTCTGGCCGGTCTCGCCCTCGCGCTTGGTGATTCCCGTCGATACGCACGTGCACCGCATCGCGCAGAACCTCGACCTCACGCGCCGCAACGACGCCTCGCTGCGCACCGCCGCGGAGATCACGTCGAAGCTGCGCACCTTCGATGCGAACGATCCGGTGCGATACGACTTCGCGATCTGCCATCTCGGCGTCAGCCGCGAGTGCCCGAGCCGGCGCGACGTCGCGCGCTGCGAGACGTGCGTGCTGAAGGAAGCGTGCCGCCACTGGCAGCGCGACGCGCGGAAGCGTCGCTGA
- a CDS encoding NAD-dependent protein deacetylase, with translation MRGPRPQSPCSPMTHDLEALCTLLAGRRVVALTGAGCSTESGIPDYRGEGTRKRARNPMQYRAFLHDARARARYWARSLHGWPRIAGARPNDAHRALASMEREGALVGLITQNVDRLHHAAGSARVIELHGALAEVRCLACGTTAPRADVQARLLDANPGFVERPVELNPDGDAELEDDALDGFRVVACEACGGVLKPDVVFFGDSVPRPRVDAAHAMVRDADAMLVVGSSLAVYSGLRFVRAAAERAIPIAILNVGETRGDALATLRVDARAGAMLPLLAQRLSS, from the coding sequence ATGCGGGGCCCGCGTCCACAGAGTCCGTGCTCGCCGATGACGCACGACCTCGAAGCCCTGTGCACGCTGCTCGCCGGACGGCGCGTCGTCGCGCTCACCGGTGCCGGGTGCAGCACCGAGTCCGGCATCCCCGACTACCGCGGCGAGGGCACGCGCAAGCGCGCGCGGAACCCGATGCAGTACCGCGCGTTCCTCCACGACGCGCGCGCTCGCGCGCGCTACTGGGCGCGCAGCCTCCACGGGTGGCCGCGCATCGCGGGCGCGCGCCCGAACGACGCGCACCGCGCGCTCGCGTCGATGGAGCGCGAGGGCGCGCTGGTCGGGCTGATCACGCAGAACGTCGATCGCCTGCACCACGCGGCGGGGAGCGCCCGCGTGATCGAGCTGCACGGCGCGCTCGCGGAGGTGCGCTGCCTCGCGTGCGGGACGACCGCGCCGCGCGCGGACGTGCAGGCGCGCCTGCTCGACGCGAACCCCGGGTTCGTCGAGCGCCCGGTGGAGCTCAACCCCGACGGCGACGCGGAGCTCGAGGACGACGCGCTCGACGGCTTCCGCGTGGTCGCGTGCGAGGCGTGCGGCGGCGTGCTCAAGCCCGACGTCGTCTTCTTCGGCGACAGCGTGCCGAGGCCGCGCGTCGACGCGGCGCACGCGATGGTGCGCGACGCCGACGCGATGCTGGTCGTGGGCTCGTCGCTCGCGGTGTACTCGGGCCTGCGCTTCGTGCGCGCCGCGGCCGAGCGCGCGATCCCGATCGCGATTCTCAACGTCGGCGAGACGCGCGGCGACGCGCTCGCGACGCTGCGGGTCGACGCGCGCGCGGGCGCGATGCTCCCGCTCCTCGCGCAGCGCCTCTCGTCGTGA
- the rapZ gene encoding RNase adapter RapZ — MPYALPPTVGTPLHIVVVTGMSGAGRTSALHVLEDVGFFCVDNLPPKLAPGLVELLAAEGQLTRVGLGVDVRTRGFLVGAGDLLDRLSAGGHEVEVLFLDCADDVLVRRYSESRRPHPLAQGGDVIEAIARERERLASLRVRARRVIDTSRLSVHELRRTLVEAIGRSGARPTMQVRIVSFGFKYGLPVDADLVFDLRFLPNPHHVPELKPLTGRDPPVAEYVLRAPETQSLLVDLKRVLTDWLPRYEAEGKAYLTIAVGCTGGRHRSVAIAEELARTLRAGTEGEAREVTVAHRDVSR; from the coding sequence ATGCCGTATGCTCTCCCTCCGACCGTGGGCACGCCGCTTCACATCGTGGTGGTCACCGGCATGTCGGGCGCAGGGCGCACGAGCGCGCTCCACGTGCTCGAGGACGTCGGGTTCTTCTGCGTCGACAACCTCCCGCCGAAGCTCGCGCCGGGGCTCGTCGAGCTCCTCGCCGCCGAGGGCCAGCTCACGCGCGTGGGCCTCGGCGTCGACGTGCGCACCCGCGGGTTCCTGGTGGGCGCGGGCGATCTGCTCGATCGGCTCTCGGCGGGCGGGCACGAGGTCGAGGTGCTCTTCCTCGACTGCGCGGACGACGTGCTGGTCCGTCGCTACAGCGAGTCGCGACGCCCGCATCCGCTCGCGCAAGGCGGCGACGTCATCGAGGCGATCGCGCGCGAGCGAGAGCGCCTCGCGAGCCTCCGGGTCCGCGCGCGGCGGGTGATCGACACCTCGCGGCTCAGCGTGCACGAGCTGCGTCGCACCCTCGTCGAGGCGATCGGACGCAGCGGTGCGCGCCCGACGATGCAGGTCCGCATCGTCTCGTTCGGCTTCAAGTACGGCCTGCCGGTCGACGCGGATCTCGTCTTCGATCTGCGCTTCCTGCCGAACCCGCACCACGTGCCCGAGCTGAAGCCGCTCACCGGGCGCGACCCGCCGGTCGCGGAGTACGTGCTGCGCGCGCCCGAGACGCAGTCGCTACTCGTCGATCTGAAGCGCGTGCTGACCGACTGGCTCCCGCGCTACGAGGCCGAGGGCAAGGCGTACCTCACGATCGCGGTCGGGTGCACCGGCGGTCGCCATCGCTCGGTCGCGATCGCCGAAGAGCTCGCGCGCACGCTGCGCGCCGGGACCGAAGGCGAAGCGCGCGAGGTGACGGTCGCGCACCGGGACGTGTCGCGATGA
- the ptsP gene encoding phosphoenolpyruvate--protein phosphotransferase, producing MSDEPPRPARVRRSSYRRLSLPPGRTTLRGICASPGVAVGNVTIFDRRSVPIPRRAIGTVEVDGEVQRLMSALATSRRELEEARDAIDPSAGAEHRLVLEAHLLMHRDELFVGAAVEGIRSGINAEWAVRRAIEAIVRRLMTAREAYLSDRARDVEQVGEHVLRVLTGVGFQLPVIDRPTILVASDLSPAETARLPRDRVLALVTDLGTATSHTAILARALGIPAVVGVDGVTRTLTPGCVVVVDALRGEIVVEPDEDTQHRAEERARRYRHFTGRLRDREGASGQTRDGVRVEVLANVELEVEVDEAHAQRAEGIGLYRTEFLYLEDELPSEEIQTELYARVASRFGPRPVTLRTFDLGADKMPLLGTSALGAGRSPNPALGLRGLRLSLACPDLFRVQLRAMMRAAAIAPLRVMFPMVCTLEDLRAARAMVAEARAELERDGIPYRAVPLGAMIEVPSAVVLADALARECDFFSVGTNDLAQYTLAVDRQNPRLSHIARPLEPAVLRLLDLTFRASRDASIPISICGDLASHPIAVPVLLGLGYRCLSMSASEIPLVREILDRVDLVTCEEVARASLACATGSEVERLVVEALAPVLGEVWDEQGIELSPAR from the coding sequence GTGAGCGACGAGCCGCCTCGTCCGGCGCGCGTTCGGCGCAGCTCGTACCGGCGGCTCAGCCTGCCCCCAGGCCGCACCACGCTGCGCGGCATCTGCGCGTCGCCCGGTGTCGCGGTCGGCAACGTCACGATCTTCGATCGGCGCAGCGTGCCGATCCCGCGCCGCGCCATCGGCACCGTCGAGGTCGACGGAGAGGTGCAGCGCCTGATGAGCGCGCTCGCGACCTCGCGCCGCGAGCTCGAAGAGGCGCGCGACGCGATCGATCCCAGCGCCGGCGCCGAGCATCGCCTCGTGCTCGAGGCGCACCTCCTGATGCACCGCGACGAGCTCTTCGTCGGCGCGGCGGTCGAGGGGATCCGCAGCGGGATCAACGCGGAGTGGGCGGTGCGCCGCGCGATCGAGGCGATCGTCCGGCGCCTCATGACCGCGCGCGAGGCGTACCTCTCGGACCGTGCGCGCGACGTCGAGCAGGTCGGCGAGCACGTCCTGCGCGTGCTCACCGGCGTCGGCTTCCAGCTCCCCGTGATCGACCGTCCGACGATCCTCGTCGCGTCCGATCTGAGCCCCGCGGAGACCGCGCGCCTGCCGCGCGATCGTGTGCTCGCGCTCGTGACCGATCTCGGCACCGCGACGAGCCACACCGCGATCCTCGCGCGCGCGCTGGGCATCCCCGCGGTGGTCGGCGTCGACGGCGTCACGCGCACGCTCACGCCGGGGTGCGTGGTGGTCGTCGACGCGCTGCGCGGCGAGATCGTCGTCGAGCCCGACGAGGACACCCAGCACCGCGCCGAAGAGCGCGCGCGTCGCTATCGCCACTTCACCGGGCGGCTGCGTGATCGCGAGGGCGCGTCGGGGCAGACGCGCGACGGAGTGCGCGTCGAGGTGCTCGCGAACGTCGAGCTCGAGGTCGAGGTCGACGAGGCGCACGCGCAGCGCGCGGAGGGCATCGGGCTCTATCGCACCGAGTTCCTCTATCTCGAGGACGAGCTGCCGAGCGAAGAGATCCAGACCGAGCTCTACGCCCGCGTCGCGTCGCGCTTCGGGCCGCGCCCGGTCACGCTGCGCACGTTCGATCTCGGCGCGGACAAGATGCCGCTGCTCGGCACGTCGGCGCTCGGCGCGGGACGCTCACCGAACCCCGCGCTCGGCTTGCGCGGGCTGCGTCTCTCGCTCGCGTGCCCCGACCTGTTCCGCGTGCAGCTCCGCGCGATGATGCGCGCCGCCGCGATCGCGCCGCTGCGCGTGATGTTCCCGATGGTCTGCACGCTCGAGGATCTGCGCGCCGCGCGCGCGATGGTCGCGGAGGCGCGTGCCGAGCTCGAGCGCGACGGCATCCCGTACCGCGCCGTGCCGCTCGGCGCGATGATCGAGGTGCCCTCCGCGGTCGTGCTCGCGGACGCGCTCGCGCGCGAGTGCGACTTCTTCAGCGTCGGCACGAACGATCTCGCGCAGTACACGCTGGCGGTCGACCGTCAGAACCCACGGCTCTCGCACATCGCGCGTCCGCTCGAGCCCGCGGTGCTGCGCTTGCTCGATCTCACGTTCCGCGCATCGCGCGACGCGAGCATCCCGATCTCGATCTGCGGCGATCTCGCGTCGCACCCGATCGCCGTCCCGGTGCTGCTCGGGCTCGGCTATCGATGCCTCTCGATGAGCGCGTCCGAGATCCCGCTCGTGCGCGAGATCCTCGATCGCGTCGACCTCGTCACGTGCGAAGAGGTCGCGCGCGCGAGCCTCGCGTGCGCCACCGGGAGCGAGGTCGAGCGCCTCGTCGTCGAGGCGCTCGCGCCGGTGCTGGGCGAGGTCTGGGACGAGCAGGGGATCGAGCTCAGTCCGGCTCGATGA
- a CDS encoding TlpA family protein disulfide reductase has product MELSLRTHDGQAIELSDQRGSPVLLFLFATYDGASLATSRGVSRFTREALDTVVIAVAVQPDAETFTAAYVESQSPPYTVAYEPAGRILLGTTDLGAIDSIPTLVMIDAHGREVARHTGYVSERVIGQWHQEAIARGGIVAPPERTADEAARRPAPLPVRTETPPEPGRDDDAPPDDALIIEPD; this is encoded by the coding sequence ATGGAGCTCTCGCTGCGCACCCACGACGGGCAGGCGATCGAGCTCTCGGATCAGCGCGGCAGCCCGGTGCTGCTGTTCCTGTTCGCGACGTACGACGGCGCGTCGCTCGCGACGTCGCGCGGCGTGTCGCGCTTCACCCGCGAGGCGCTCGACACCGTGGTGATCGCGGTCGCGGTGCAGCCCGATGCCGAGACGTTCACGGCCGCATACGTCGAGTCGCAGTCACCGCCCTACACGGTCGCGTACGAGCCCGCGGGCCGCATCCTGCTCGGGACGACCGATCTCGGCGCGATCGACTCGATCCCGACGCTCGTGATGATCGACGCGCACGGGCGCGAGGTCGCGCGGCACACGGGATACGTGAGCGAGCGCGTGATCGGGCAGTGGCACCAGGAGGCGATCGCGCGGGGCGGGATCGTCGCGCCGCCGGAGCGAACCGCGGACGAGGCCGCGCGTCGCCCTGCCCCGCTGCCGGTCCGGACCGAGACGCCGCCGGAGCCCGGGCGCGACGACGACGCGCCGCCGGACGACGCGCTGATCATCGAGCCGGACTGA
- a CDS encoding DUF2267 domain-containing protein, with amino-acid sequence MTRDEHVDAFEHTMQLSYEWLREYAEELGSCTAQLAYRCLRAALHAIRDRLPANESAALAAQLPLLLRGVYYEGWRPSHVPAALDSVDDVYDEIATVLEGGPHAAPRDVLRAALSVLNDRIDAGEIRKLRHQVGEELRRIWPEPPLGAPPAQPVV; translated from the coding sequence ATGACCCGCGACGAACACGTCGATGCCTTCGAGCACACGATGCAGCTCAGCTACGAGTGGCTGCGCGAGTACGCCGAGGAGCTCGGCTCCTGCACCGCGCAGCTCGCGTATCGATGTCTCCGCGCGGCGCTGCACGCGATCCGCGATCGGCTCCCCGCGAACGAGTCGGCCGCGCTCGCGGCGCAGCTCCCGCTGCTGCTGCGCGGCGTGTACTACGAGGGCTGGCGACCCTCGCACGTCCCGGCAGCGCTCGACAGCGTCGACGACGTCTACGACGAGATCGCGACGGTGCTCGAGGGCGGGCCCCACGCGGCTCCGCGCGACGTGCTGCGCGCCGCGCTCTCGGTGCTCAACGACCGCATCGACGCGGGCGAGATCCGCAAGCTGCGCCACCAGGTCGGCGAAGAGCTGCGCCGCATCTGGCCCGAGCCGCCGCTCGGCGCACCGCCCGCGCAGCCGGTGGTGTGA
- the hprK gene encoding HPr(Ser) kinase/phosphatase — protein MPERESVPPAALISTRVLVADPELAAIVEVVSGERGLDRTIDHPRIQKSGLALAGHLVGVVASRVQILGETEISYLETLEPALRIARLRGFFGLGLACVVVTRGVSPLAELEAVARETDVPLLVATPRSSTTIAALHGALDRLLAPRESTHGVMIEVHGLGLLLVGPSGIGKSESALVMIERGARLVADDRVDLVRMGHRVLGAAPALLRHHLEIRGLGILNIRDLFGATAVQDEANLDVIIELCHLDDERSDEGFDRLGLDDATRSVLGVPVPILRVPVYPGRDMGVLLEVATRNQLLKRAGHHSARDFAEQLARGLGVPARGASR, from the coding sequence ATGCCGGAACGCGAATCGGTCCCTCCCGCGGCGCTGATCTCGACGCGCGTGCTGGTCGCCGATCCCGAGCTCGCCGCGATCGTCGAGGTGGTCAGCGGCGAGCGCGGTCTCGATCGGACCATCGATCACCCGCGCATCCAGAAGTCCGGTCTCGCGCTCGCGGGGCACCTCGTCGGGGTCGTCGCGTCGCGCGTGCAGATCCTCGGAGAGACCGAGATCAGCTACCTCGAGACGCTCGAGCCCGCCCTGCGCATCGCGCGACTGCGCGGCTTCTTCGGGCTCGGCCTCGCGTGCGTCGTCGTCACGCGCGGTGTGTCGCCGCTGGCCGAGCTCGAGGCCGTCGCGCGCGAGACCGACGTGCCGCTGCTCGTCGCGACGCCGCGCTCGAGCACCACGATCGCCGCGCTGCACGGCGCGCTCGATCGCCTGCTCGCGCCGCGCGAGTCGACGCACGGCGTGATGATCGAGGTGCACGGCCTCGGCCTGCTGCTCGTCGGCCCGAGCGGGATCGGCAAGAGCGAGAGCGCGCTCGTGATGATCGAGCGCGGCGCGCGCCTCGTCGCGGACGATCGCGTGGACCTCGTGCGCATGGGCCATCGCGTGCTCGGCGCCGCTCCCGCGCTCCTCCGCCATCACCTCGAGATCCGCGGCCTCGGCATCCTCAACATCCGCGATCTCTTCGGCGCGACGGCGGTGCAGGACGAGGCGAACCTCGACGTGATCATCGAGCTCTGCCACCTCGACGACGAGCGCAGCGACGAGGGCTTCGATCGCCTCGGTCTCGACGACGCGACGCGCAGTGTGCTCGGCGTTCCGGTGCCGATCCTGCGCGTGCCGGTCTATCCCGGCCGCGACATGGGCGTGCTGCTCGAGGTCGCGACGCGCAATCAATTGCTGAAGCGCGCGGGCCATCACTCGGCGCGCGACTTCGCGGAGCAGCTCGCACGCGGGCTCGGGGTTCCGGCCCGCGGCGCGTCACGCTGA
- a CDS encoding dienelactone hydrolase family protein: MSRPTSIHPGERRAPEIVAERREISVPVKGARVEGDLVVPSGARGLVVFAHGSGSSRHSPRNRYVAEVLQRGKLATLLLDLLTREEEAIDARTAHLRFDIELLAERLVSAIEWARRDPSTRELRLGFFGASTGGGAALVAAALRPDAVAAVVSRGGRPDLAGNALPVVRAPTLLIVGGDDVPVLELHREAIARMRNEVHLEVIVGATHLFEEPGALEEVGRLAREFLTAKLGGIASPS, encoded by the coding sequence ATGAGCCGGCCCACGTCGATCCATCCGGGCGAGCGCCGGGCCCCCGAGATCGTCGCCGAGCGGCGCGAGATCTCCGTCCCGGTGAAGGGCGCGCGCGTCGAGGGTGATCTCGTGGTGCCGAGCGGCGCCCGCGGGCTCGTCGTGTTCGCGCACGGGAGCGGGAGCAGCCGTCACAGCCCGCGCAACCGCTACGTCGCGGAGGTCCTGCAGCGCGGCAAGCTCGCGACGCTGCTGCTCGATCTGCTGACGCGCGAAGAAGAGGCGATCGACGCGCGCACGGCGCACCTGCGCTTCGACATCGAGCTGCTCGCGGAGCGCCTCGTGTCGGCGATCGAGTGGGCGCGGCGCGATCCGAGCACGCGCGAGCTGCGCCTCGGGTTCTTCGGCGCGAGCACGGGCGGCGGGGCAGCGCTGGTCGCTGCGGCGCTGCGCCCCGACGCCGTGGCGGCCGTGGTGTCACGCGGCGGTCGCCCCGACCTCGCGGGCAACGCGCTCCCGGTGGTGCGCGCGCCGACGTTGCTGATCGTCGGCGGCGACGACGTGCCGGTGCTCGAGCTCCATCGCGAGGCGATCGCGCGGATGCGGAACGAGGTGCACCTCGAGGTGATCGTGGGCGCGACCCACCTCTTCGAGGAGCCGGGCGCGCTCGAAGAGGTCGGCCGGCTCGCGCGCGAGTTCCTCACCGCGAAGCTCGGCGGGATCGCGTCTCCGTCGTGA
- a CDS encoding HPr family phosphocarrier protein: MNESERELARAEGTFTIVNELGLHARAATKLVQLASRYRAEIELEKDGQLANAKSIMGVLLLCGSPGARLTVRGRGPDARAAVDAIGALISARFGEER, translated from the coding sequence ATGAACGAGAGCGAGCGCGAGCTGGCGCGGGCCGAGGGGACGTTCACGATCGTGAACGAGCTCGGCCTGCATGCGCGCGCGGCGACGAAGCTCGTGCAGCTCGCGTCGCGTTACCGCGCCGAGATCGAGCTCGAGAAGGACGGCCAGCTCGCGAACGCCAAGAGCATCATGGGCGTGCTCTTGCTCTGCGGGAGCCCGGGCGCGCGGCTCACGGTGCGCGGCCGCGGGCCCGACGCGCGCGCCGCGGTGGACGCGATCGGCGCGCTGATCTCCGCGCGCTTCGGAGAGGAACGTTGA